Proteins from a genomic interval of Halomonas alkaliantarctica:
- a CDS encoding LysR family transcriptional regulator, with amino-acid sequence MDALSGIDYFVQAAETRSFSEAGRNLGVSSSAVGKSVARLEARLGVRLLHRSTRSITLTAEGRLFLERCRRILCEVEAAELELSEIHKEPKGKLHVSLPLVGSLVMPVLTSFMHQYPLIELDVDFSDRMVDVVEEGFDAVIRTGEPTDSRLMSRSLGTYRLLLVASPDYISKYGKPETPAELSDHACLQHKFPSTGKYESWPLVRTNTESESMIHAAMVCNTSEALLDVAISGLGIACLPDFMVRETINRGELTTLLDDYIEHQGAFRMLWPTSKYMAPKLRLFIDFMAEELFKY; translated from the coding sequence ATGGACGCTCTAAGTGGAATTGACTACTTCGTACAAGCGGCAGAGACTCGAAGCTTTTCAGAGGCTGGTCGCAATCTTGGTGTATCTTCATCTGCAGTTGGCAAAAGCGTAGCTCGATTAGAAGCCCGCTTGGGAGTCCGTTTGCTTCATCGAAGTACCCGCAGCATCACACTGACTGCAGAGGGAAGATTATTTCTTGAGCGATGCCGTCGTATATTGTGTGAAGTCGAAGCAGCAGAACTCGAGTTATCAGAGATCCATAAGGAACCCAAAGGTAAACTTCATGTAAGTCTACCGCTGGTGGGCAGTTTGGTTATGCCAGTGCTTACTTCATTTATGCATCAATACCCGTTAATTGAGTTAGATGTCGACTTTTCGGATCGAATGGTGGATGTCGTTGAAGAAGGGTTCGATGCTGTTATCCGCACCGGTGAGCCAACAGACTCAAGACTAATGTCTAGATCTCTTGGAACATATCGCTTGTTGCTTGTCGCTTCACCGGACTACATATCCAAGTATGGTAAGCCTGAGACCCCTGCCGAGCTGAGCGATCATGCTTGCTTGCAGCATAAATTTCCCAGCACAGGTAAATACGAGTCTTGGCCGTTAGTTCGAACTAATACAGAATCAGAATCCATGATACATGCAGCTATGGTATGTAATACTTCTGAAGCTCTGCTTGATGTGGCAATATCTGGTTTAGGAATCGCCTGCTTACCTGACTTTATGGTGCGAGAAACCATAAACAGGGGGGAGCTAACTACCTTATTGGATGACTATATTGAGCATCAAGGAGCGTTTCGTATGTTGTGGCCTACCAGCAAATATATGGCCCCTAAACTACGTTTATTCATTGATTTTATGGCTGAAGAACTATTTAAGTATTAA
- a CDS encoding MFS transporter, with translation MSTSETSNLNMECSKTAQSDRLPVTALLALALAGFVTILTEALPAGLLPQIGAGLGVSDSLAGQLVTIYAIGSLVAAIPLVAATQGIRRRPLLLAAIVGFAIANTVTTISTSYILTMVARFLAGVAAGLLWALLAGYAARMVPEHLKGRAIAIAMVGTPLALSLGVPAGTFLGTLVGWRACFGIMSVMALVLIVWVRVKVPDFAGQSAGKRFTLRQVFTMPGIRPVLFVVLVFVLAHNILYTYIAPFLANANLAERTDLVLLVFGISALIGIWVIGVFIDRYLRILTLASTFIFGLAALVLGVAGDVPIAVYVAVGAWGISFGGAATLFQTALAKTAGEAADVAQSMLVTAWNLAIAGGGIVGGILLDRFGVVSFPPALLVLLVVTLLVVWSARLHGFPASKR, from the coding sequence ATGAGCACATCAGAAACAAGCAACTTAAATATGGAGTGCAGTAAAACAGCTCAATCGGATCGTCTTCCGGTTACGGCATTACTAGCACTTGCATTAGCGGGGTTCGTCACAATACTAACCGAGGCTTTGCCAGCTGGTCTGTTGCCTCAGATCGGAGCGGGGCTAGGGGTTTCAGACTCACTTGCTGGCCAGCTTGTTACCATCTATGCCATCGGCTCCCTTGTTGCCGCCATTCCGTTGGTGGCTGCTACCCAGGGGATTCGGCGCCGTCCCTTACTGCTGGCCGCTATCGTAGGTTTTGCTATCGCCAATACGGTCACCACAATCTCAACGAGTTACATTTTGACCATGGTTGCCCGCTTCCTTGCTGGCGTAGCGGCAGGGCTGTTGTGGGCGCTCTTGGCAGGCTATGCCGCTCGAATGGTTCCTGAACATCTAAAAGGGCGTGCCATCGCGATTGCAATGGTGGGCACACCATTGGCCCTATCTTTGGGTGTCCCGGCGGGTACGTTTCTCGGGACGCTGGTAGGTTGGCGTGCTTGCTTCGGAATCATGAGTGTTATGGCGTTAGTGCTAATCGTTTGGGTTCGTGTAAAAGTACCTGATTTTGCAGGCCAGTCTGCGGGTAAAAGATTCACGCTGAGACAGGTATTCACTATGCCTGGTATTCGTCCTGTATTGTTCGTAGTCCTTGTTTTCGTGCTAGCGCATAACATTCTTTACACTTATATCGCACCTTTTTTGGCTAATGCTAATTTGGCCGAACGAACTGATCTGGTTCTACTTGTCTTTGGTATTTCTGCTCTGATCGGCATCTGGGTCATTGGTGTATTTATTGACCGGTATCTTCGCATACTGACTTTAGCTAGTACTTTTATATTCGGATTGGCAGCGCTGGTGCTTGGAGTGGCTGGCGATGTGCCAATCGCAGTGTATGTTGCAGTCGGTGCATGGGGAATCTCATTCGGCGGAGCTGCTACTTTGTTTCAAACAGCTCTCGCCAAAACAGCTGGAGAAGCAGCAGACGTTGCGCAGTCCATGCTAGTTACAGCCTGGAACTTGGCTATCGCAGGTGGAGGAATCGTTGGTGGTATATTGCTGGATCGTTTTGGTGTCGTTTCATTCCCACCCGCGCTGCTTGTCCTACTTGTAGTAACCCTGTTAGTTGTATGGTCGGCACGCCTACATGGTTTTCCGGCTTCAAAACGCTAG